A genomic stretch from Sulfuricurvum sp. includes:
- a CDS encoding 5-formyltetrahydrofolate cyclo-ligase produces MTKSDFRSECLKRHKSLSPHTKKYRDFRVNHHLMNILRHHKGKRILFYWPFGFEADIRRTIFALRAKKTIYLPFMDDISFKMVPLRLPLEHKAFGIYEPRNSCLNIKLIDIAIVPVVGVDGSGARIGFGKGMYDRFFPTLKAKPLTIFVQSHYCYTPKLLCDDYDVRGDILITPEGIRSLKDSNVRRTTRQWQFRHGRCSRRIFNC; encoded by the coding sequence GTGACCAAAAGCGATTTTAGAAGTGAGTGTTTAAAACGGCACAAATCTCTCTCTCCCCATACAAAAAAATATCGAGATTTTCGTGTTAATCACCATCTTATGAATATACTTCGTCATCATAAGGGGAAACGTATCCTATTTTATTGGCCATTTGGATTTGAAGCCGATATCCGTCGTACAATCTTTGCCCTTAGAGCGAAAAAAACAATATATTTACCGTTTATGGATGACATCAGTTTCAAAATGGTACCATTGAGATTGCCGTTGGAACATAAAGCTTTTGGGATTTATGAGCCACGGAATTCGTGTTTAAATATAAAATTAATTGATATAGCTATAGTTCCCGTCGTGGGTGTGGATGGATCCGGTGCTCGAATAGGATTCGGCAAGGGTATGTATGATCGTTTTTTCCCCACACTTAAGGCGAAGCCGTTAACCATTTTTGTACAGTCGCACTACTGTTATACACCAAAATTATTGTGTGATGATTATGATGTGCGCGGTGATATTTTAATCACTCCCGAGGGGATTCGTAGTTTAAAGGATAGTAATGTTAGAAGAACTACTCGTCAGTGGCAGTTTCGCCATGGTAGGTGTAGTCGTCGGATTTTTAATTGCTAG